In Trifolium pratense cultivar HEN17-A07 linkage group LG7, ARS_RC_1.1, whole genome shotgun sequence, a genomic segment contains:
- the LOC123895815 gene encoding uncharacterized protein LOC123895815, whose protein sequence is MSAATMLVINRSPSNFNLVAVGWQVYPKMYDDDKTHLFIAWGDPTTKDWHISINGKEIGYYPASLFSNMTYVDQVMWGGKTINPRNTPSPPMGYGILPDGVLGHACYFKNLAFVNEFQKSQALTKDMGATVSTNRECYGASYHNGEIGLTLQFGGPGGGNCIA, encoded by the exons ATGAGTGCTGCAACAATGTTGGTTATAAATAGATCTCCGAGTAATTTTAATCTAGTCGCTGTTGGATGGCAG GTGTATCCTAAAATGTACGACGATGATAAAACTCATCTTTTTATCGCTTGGGGG GATCCAACAACAAAAGATTGGCATATTTCtataaatggaaaagaaattGGATATTATCCTGCATCTTTATTCTCCAACATGACATACGTTGATCAAGTGATGTGGGGGGGTAAAACAATAAATCCTAGAAATACTCCTAGCCCTCCAATGGGATATGGAATACTACCCGATGGTGTTTTAGGCCATGCATGTTATTTTAAGAATCTTGCATTTGTTAATGAATTTCAAAAGTCACAAGCTCTTACAAAAGATATGGGAGCAACGGTAAGTACAAATCGTGAATGCTATGGTGCATCATACCATAATGGGGAAATTGGATTGACTCTCCAATTTGGAGGACCCGGTGGGGGCAATTGTATTGCTTAA
- the LOC123898542 gene encoding WAT1-related protein At4g08290-like gives MEKIGVTSSFSSKMSKARPYVLTVGLQFGFAGAYIFSMASFNLGMNRFVFIVYRNVIAAIALAPFAFIFERKIRPKMTISVFLRIMALAFLEPVIDQGFTFLGMQYTSASFASALMNAVPSVTFVLAVIFRIERVNLKQIRSIAKVIGTLVTFGGALMMILYKGPQIHLFYSPNTAHQASQSTQNLKHWVSGTLFLCLGCVAWSSFFILQSITLKKYPAEMSLATLICLVGALQTSVVALVAERHSGAGIWVIGWDFRLYGPLYTGIITSGITYYVQGLVLQSRGPVFYTAFNPLCMIITCALGSFLFAEQLHLGSIIGAVIIAIGLYSVVWGKAKDYSATTTAESSVTVKQIEAQQLPITSSNHV, from the exons ATGGAAAAAATTGGTGTTACTAGTAGTTTTAGCAGTAAAATGAGTAAGGCAAGACCTTATGTGTTAACAGTGGGATTGCAATTTGGGTTTGCAGGAGCATACATATTCTCTATGGCTAGTTTTAACCTTGGAATGAATCGTTTTGTGTTCATTGTTTATCGTAATGTTATTGCTGCAATTGCCCTTGCTCCTTTTGCATTCATCTTTGAAAG GAAAATTAGGCCAAAGATGACAATCTCAGTCTTTTTGCGGATAATGGCGCTAGCATTTTTGGA GCCAGTGATTGATCAAGGATTCACTTTCTTGGGAATGCAATATACATCAGCTTCATTTGCATCTGCTTTGATGAATGCTGTGCCTTCTGTTACTTTTGTGTTAGCCGTAATTTTCAG GATAGAGCGTGTAAATTTGAAGCAGATACGAAGCATTGCAAAGGTGATAGGGACGTTAGTAACATTTGGTGGAGCTTTAATGATGATACTTTATAAAGGACCACAAATCCATCTTTTTTATTCTCCAAACACAGCCCATCAAGCTAGTCAAAGCACGCAAAATCTCAAACATTGGGTTTCAGGAACACTCTTTCTATGTTTGGGTTGTGTGGCTTGGTCATCTTTCTTCATTTTACAG TCGATAACTTTGAAAAAATATCCGGCCGAAATGTCACTAGCTACCTTAATATGCTTGGTTGGTGCTTTGCAAACTAGCGTCGTGGCATTGGTGGCGGAGCGTCACTCCGGTGCTGGGATTTGGGTCATTGGTTGGGACTTTAGACTATACGGTCCTCTCTACACG GGAATAATCACCTCAGGAATAACATATTATGTACAAGGATTGGTATTACAAAGCAGAGGCCCAGTATTTTATACAGCATTTAATCCTCTTTGTATGATCATCACTTGTGCTTTGGGCTCCTTCCTTTTCGCAGAGCAACTCCACTTGGGCAG TATCATCGGAGCCGTGATTATTGCAATCGGTCTTTACTCTGTGGTCTGGGGTAAAGCAAAAGACTATTCAGCCACTACTACGGCAGAATCATCAGTTACAGTGAAGCAAATTGAGGCACAACAACTTCCAATTACTTCATCTAATCATGTCTAA